CTAAACTCATTGGACACCAACAAGTTATAATTTCAGCAATCTAAGACGTGTTCTATCATCGTTTAATCCACAACAAAACTAACacaattgttttattaattatcaTCATCTTTGTTTGGCATGTTGATTAATATCGAGGGAATTCAAGCATTTTGTCAGACAATTCGAAATCCTCGTCGAATAATCCCACATGCTACATTTCCTACATTCTCCCAAATTCCTTGTAACATAAACTACTTTTTGgaacaaaaatttcaagtaCCAGTTGATATTCGTGCCTTGGTTCTCGACAAAGATAATTGTATCACTTTGCCAAATGAGACTACAATTGCTGAAGcagaattgaaaaagattaGGGAGttccaaaatatttatggAGAAAAAAACGTTATCTTGCTCAGCAATTCCATTGGAACTAGGAAACTTGATCCAACTGGAGAACTGGCAGCTCATTTTCAGCAGAAATGGAATATCCCAGTTGTACGACATTCTAAACTTAAGCCTCTGTGCACTGAAGAATTGTATACctatttatcaaataattCTCATGTCAGTAGCGCCTCTCAAATACTCTTTATTGGAGATCGCCTGTTAACTGATATTACACTTGCAAACATAATGGGTTCCTGGGGTGTATGGCTGACAAGAGGTGTCGGGAATACAACAAATATGGTACGGtcatattaattttgtgAAACTAATCTTCTTCTACTAATGTTCATTTAGATGATGGAAGTCGAATCGTGGCTTTATAAACGTATACATACGCAAAATCCGTATATCCCAACTAACAGGAAAAGCTGATTAATGAGTTTTACGTGTTTGTGGTAAAAATATAAGCATATGATACATGAACATAAATGTCATGAGTTAAATTTCACGTACTGCTCACCCATACAGATGATGAAATATGGATAAAGCCTTTATACACGAACAAAGCccgaaaagaaaaggacATTAAGTTAAAACTTAAACATTGCTACATCCATCTAGTAAAACtatgtaaaataaaatttccatgaggaaataaaaaaaagacaagaCGGCATGTTTTCAAGCCATAACCTCATAAAACAAAGGGCAATCATTAATATAGATGAAGAATgtatgaaagaaaaggtaAACTATAAACGGCCAAAAGAAGctataaagaatttttacttcaatGTCTAAACATAAAAGCAAGAGACTTGAAGTCCAACTTAATACAGACATCGAGAAAAAAGTCATGAGCGTAAAGGGATATTAAGATCAAAGAGAGCATAAAGGAAAATTCTTGAAACAAGACATTAAGAGTAATTTAAACGAAAAAAGGTTGATAAAGTGCGCGTGAAAAAAccgaaaaggaaaaatttaataaaacaaataacaGTGGTGTTCGCCAACTCTGAAAATCGTATGGTATACATCAATCTTCATATATTTTCGTATAATTATGCTACTTAAGAGTACTAAACGATTCTCCGCAACCGCAAGTCGATTTCACATTAggattagaaaaaataaaacgaGATTGCAAATCGTCATCCCTATAATCCATAACCGATCCAataatttgtaaaagagCTCTTCTAGCGACTATTATGCTGATACCATCTTGTTTGACTATTTCGTCAAACTTGTCGGGTTTTTCTATGTATTCCAATGAATATGCCTGACCAGCGCATCCTTTTTGCTTCACACCAATACGAAGcatttttcctttcataGAAGCCGATGATTgcatcttcttcaaatgTTCAACTGCTAATGGAGTCTAAAGAAACTAGTTAATTGACAGCTCAGCAATACAACAGGCAAAAACGCATGCGATAAACATGGTCATGCCATTAAGAAAATCTTACCAATTTAATAACATTCTTACGCGGCATAAATCTGGTGGAAGCAATTTCCCGTTCTGTGACTGGCTTAGGAGCGGTGCTACCACTGCCTGCCGCAGATGGTTTTAATGATGGGGTTTCAACATCCAAACGGGTACGTCCTAAATATTGATGCTGTGTTTTCAATGTCTGAATCTCTTGTAATGATAGTTTTCTTAAAAACTGTAATCGATTAACCGATCTACACCTAAGAGCAGGCTTCGAAAGACAACTCAACAtcgtaaaaaattattgcaAAATTAGATCTTTGCAACGAATCCCTTAAATTTCGACAACAATTAATTACTtcaaattaacaaaaaaataacacaTTCAACAGCAAATTCTCAGAGTTCGCGAAAATTGTAACATATAAGGGTGTTTGGCTAATGGTAAGAGCGTGTTTATGCCGCTCGTCTTAGATCTAATTAGATGAATGATCATTGGCTGTAAAATTCAGAAGAGGAGCGTAATGTGCTAGGGTTTTTAAGGAGGTTTGCTCTGAAATATAGTAATAAATGTTAGTGAATACGGTAGATACTTTACTGTAAGTTGTTATAATGCGTTATATGGATActtgtttttaattgcaATACACGAATATAATACACCTTTGCTGCTAACATTAAGatttttttggcttttAATACCTAGAGTTCTGAAATCTCATTTTAGCATCGGAAAGTTTAGTCTTGTACTGAAATTACGAGGGCCAAAATGAAATGAGCCAACTCAGTTTCACTGGAAAGTCATCTTCAAAAGGCCGTAGTAGGCTTACACAAGAGGTGCGACCTACGGCATCGCAAATTATCGCAGATGAAGAAGCATCAGACTTAGATGAATATGAAGAGGATTTAGAGGGTTCGGGGAACGAAGATGATTTTGGACCATCTATGTCCCGGAGCTCtagaggaagaaaaagacGAAAAGGTGACCCCTTGGAGCTTCAAAGTCAATTTGAAGAACGGAATGAAACAGACgcaataaattttcaactatTGGTACGAAATGTGGTCCGTTATGCAATATGCTCCCAAACTTCTCATAACACAATTACACGAAAAGACATAGTTCAAAAAGCATTCCCTGAAGGTACATCCCgaaatctttttcaatccgtttttgaagaagcagATCGACAGTTGCAGCTAAGCTTTGGGTTTCGTCTCGTCGCGGTTACACAATCGAATCGGAAAAAAGACATGGCGGTTTCTCAACTTCGAAGACCGGCCACATCGAATGCCAATTCATCAAATCTACATAGATACTGGGTGTTGAGGTCTACCCTTCCTATGGAACTTCAAAAGGATTCTCGCTTAATTGTAGATTCGGTATTGGATACTGCTTATTATGGATTTTTGATGACTGTGATCGCATTCATAGCC
Above is a genomic segment from Schizosaccharomyces pombe strain 972h- genome assembly, chromosome: III containing:
- the gep4 gene encoding cardiolipin synthase PGP phosphatase domain-containing Gep4 — its product is MLINIEGIQAFCQTIRNPRRIIPHATFPTFSQIPCNINYFLEQKFQVPVDIRALVLDKDNCITLPNETTIAEAELKKIREFQNIYGEKNVILLSNSIGTRKLDPTGELAAHFQQKWNIPVVRHSKLKPLCTEELYTYLSNNSHVSSASQILFIGDRLLTDITLANIMGSWGVWLTRGVGNTTNMMMEVESWLYKRIHTQNPYIPTNRKS
- the isa1 gene encoding Fe-sulfur protein Isa1, coding for MLSCLSKPALRCRSVNRLQFLRKLSLQEIQTLKTQHQYLGRTRLDVETPSLKPSAAGSGSTAPKPVTEREIASTRFMPRKNVIKLTPLAVEHLKKMQSSASMKGKMLRIGVKQKGCAGQAYSLEYIEKPDKFDEIVKQDGISIIVARRALLQIIGSVMDYRDDDLQSRFIFSNPNVKSTCGCGESFSTLK
- the nse3 gene encoding Smc5-6 complex non-SMC MAGE family subunit Nse3; translation: MSQLSFTGKSSSKGRSRLTQEVRPTASQIIADEEASDLDEYEEDLEGSGNEDDFGPSMSRSSRGRKRRKGDPLELQSQFEERNETDAINFQLLVRNVVRYAICSQTSHNTITRKDIVQKAFPEGTSRNLFQSVFEEADRQLQLSFGFRLVAVTQSNRKKDMAVSQLRRPATSNANSSNLHRYWVLRSTLPMELQKDSRLIVDSVLDTAYYGFLMTVIAFIAVSHCSVGHSELQSFLQELLTEEETTPLHLDITRSLSLLVRQGYLDRVKDDTHNQFVYYIGSRAVTEISIEGLKSFVTEFFPDSDIDMDALLTEYRQEYQNQSSSSAA